One Rouxiella sp. S1S-2 genomic window, CGACATAACTGACCCGCATAAAGCCAGGGCGGTGCTCGACTACACTGGAGCTGATGCTCTGATGATAGGCCGTGCCGCTCAGGGGAGACCCTGGATCTTCCGGGAAATCCAGCATTATCTGGACACAGGGGAGCTGTTACCGCCGCCACCACTTGGGGAAGTACAGCGCTTGATGATAGGGCACGTACGGGAACTGCACGACTTTTATGGTCAAGGCAAAGGATTCCGTATCGCCCGTAAGCATGTCTCCTGGTATTTACAGGAACATGCCCCGAATGACCAGTTTCGGCGCTCCTTCAACGCCATAGAGGATGCCAGCGAACAGCTGGAGGCGTTGGAAGCATATTTCGAAAATCTTGCGTAACAAAAAAGAGCTGACAGAACTATGTTCGAACAACGCGTGAATTCTGATGTACTGACCGTGTCTACCGTTAATTCTCAGGATCAGGTAACTCAAAAACCCCTGCGTGACTCGGTAAAACAAGCACTTAAGGGCTATTTTGCTCAACTGAACGGTCAGGACGTCAATGACCTGTATGAGTTGGTACTGGCTGAAGTTGAACAGCCACTGCTGGACATGGTGATGCAGTACACCCGTGGCAACCAGACTCGTGCAGCCCTGATGATGGGTATTAACCGCGGTACTCTGCGTAAGAAATTGAAAAAATACGGCATGAACTGATACTAATCAGTTAAGTATTTGAGAAAAGGCGCTTTTATCGAAAGATAAAGCGCCTTTTTGTTTTTGAGTGATGCGCCATGACTCATCAATTTGTTTTTTTGTTGAGAATTTACAATCGTACATAAACCGTACATAAACTTTGCACTATTAGGATGATTCCTCGCTCTTTAACCTTTGGGTATCGTGATATACTCCACGTCAAGAGTCGAATTCGCCCCGCCAATCGCCTACGGATAGCCTTTTAGCCCCGCGATCCCGCCTTTTAATGTAAAGATTCGAGAAGATTGTGATTTCCCACAACTAATTCCGGAAACGGTAGTCCGAATATTTGCAAACCAAGTACGTATCGCGATTGTGCTACTGCTGACGCGCTACGCAAATTCACTCATATTGATGATTGAAATTACATGACTGCTCCAATCCAATGCTTTAAAAAGTCATTTTTACATCCACGTTACTGGTTGACCTGGTTTGGCCTCGGCGTGCTCTTTTTACTGGTTCAACTGCCTTATCCCGTTCTGTATCGACTGGGTGTCTGGTTAGGCCGCACTTCTATGCGTTTTTTAAAGCGCCGCGTGTCAATTACGCGCCGTAACCTGCAGCTGTGTTTTCCGGACATGGACCCGGACCTGCTAGAACGCAAAATTGTCAGCAATTTCGAATCCCTCGGCATGGGCCTTTTAGAAACCGGCATGGCCTGGTTCTGGTCTGATGCGCGGGTTAAACGCTGGTTTGACGTTAGCGGACTCAATTACCTGAAGCTGGCCCAGAAAAATAACCAGGGCGTGCTGATTATTGGCGTACATTTTATGTCGCTTGAGCTGGGTGGCCGCGCCATGGGACTCTGCCAGCCGATGATGGCGATGTATCGTCCGCACAACAATAAAGTGATGGAATTTGTTCAAACCTGGGGCCGCATGCGCTCCAACAAGGCGATGCTCGACCGCAAAGACCTGCGCGGAATGGTTCACGCCCTCAAGCGCGGCGAAGCCGTCTGGTTTGCTCCCGATCAGGATTACGGCCCACGCGGCAGTGTTTTTGCTCCCCTGTTTGCCGTCGACCAGGCAGCGACGACCAGCGGCACCTACATGCTGGCGCGTTTGGCTAAGCCGGCGTTGGTTTCAGTGGTTCTGGTACGTAAAGACAAAGGCGCGGGCTATGACCTGGTTATCCAGCCAGAGTTGAGAGATTATCCTATTGATGATGAACTCGCCGCCGCCGCCTACATGAATCGCGTGGTAGAAAAAGAGATTATGCGTGCGCCCGAGCAGTATCTGTGGTTACACCGCCGTTTCAAAACACGTCCAGAAGGCGCACCGTCGCTGTATTAGCGAATACTCGCCCGTTCGATTAAAGCCCGATGCCCAGCGTCGGGCTTTTTTTATGCCAGCAAAACACTGCGCCACCCGCCCACGCCTGTGTAGAAATCTTTCATAG contains:
- the fis gene encoding DNA-binding transcriptional regulator Fis — its product is MFEQRVNSDVLTVSTVNSQDQVTQKPLRDSVKQALKGYFAQLNGQDVNDLYELVLAEVEQPLLDMVMQYTRGNQTRAALMMGINRGTLRKKLKKYGMN
- the lpxP gene encoding kdo(2)-lipid IV(A) palmitoleoyltransferase; the protein is MTAPIQCFKKSFLHPRYWLTWFGLGVLFLLVQLPYPVLYRLGVWLGRTSMRFLKRRVSITRRNLQLCFPDMDPDLLERKIVSNFESLGMGLLETGMAWFWSDARVKRWFDVSGLNYLKLAQKNNQGVLIIGVHFMSLELGGRAMGLCQPMMAMYRPHNNKVMEFVQTWGRMRSNKAMLDRKDLRGMVHALKRGEAVWFAPDQDYGPRGSVFAPLFAVDQAATTSGTYMLARLAKPALVSVVLVRKDKGAGYDLVIQPELRDYPIDDELAAAAYMNRVVEKEIMRAPEQYLWLHRRFKTRPEGAPSLY